The following proteins are co-located in the Conyzicola lurida genome:
- a CDS encoding WXG100 family type VII secretion target — MTFHASYEAMEQTALTLDGGADDIRAQLTSLLGKVEDLLGEGFKTELASGKFGDGYRELNTGVNQAVEGIDAMAQALRDMSTKTQEHDASMAGS; from the coding sequence ATGACTTTTCACGCTAGCTACGAAGCAATGGAACAGACCGCTCTGACCCTCGACGGCGGAGCCGACGACATCCGCGCGCAGCTCACCTCGCTCCTCGGCAAGGTCGAAGACCTCCTGGGCGAGGGCTTCAAGACCGAGCTGGCCTCGGGCAAGTTCGGCGACGGATACCGCGAGCTCAACACCGGCGTCAACCAGGCCGTCGAGGGCATCGACGCCATGGCGCAGGCACTGCGCGACATGTCGACCAAGACGCAGGAGCACGACGCCTCGATGGCCGGCAGCTAA
- a CDS encoding LacI family DNA-binding transcriptional regulator, whose product MNPASVRDVAQRAGVSVGTVSNVLNRPDKVAEATVARVIAAIDELGFIRNDAARQLRAGHSKTIGLVVLDVRNPFFTDVARGAEDQAAQAGLTVILGNSDENSERESAYLDLFEEQRVHGVLISPFGDITARLARLRDRGIPAVLVDRSSGDSAFSSVSVDDIAGGRLAVEHLVAQGRTRIAFIGGPMEIRQVTDRLAGARLAIADHPSSSLEVVEVDALSVLAGRAAGVAIVERAPADRPDAIFAANDLVAMGVLQALMMQAEVRVPQEIALIGYDDIDFASAAVVPLSSIRQPSALIGRTAVEILLEQADDPATPPRQVVFEPELVVRESTR is encoded by the coding sequence ATGAACCCCGCGAGCGTCCGCGACGTCGCCCAGCGCGCCGGCGTCTCGGTCGGCACCGTCTCCAACGTGCTCAACCGGCCCGACAAAGTGGCAGAGGCGACGGTCGCCCGGGTGATCGCCGCCATCGACGAGCTCGGCTTCATCCGCAACGACGCCGCGCGTCAGCTGCGGGCGGGGCACAGCAAGACCATCGGGCTCGTGGTGCTCGACGTGCGCAACCCGTTCTTCACCGACGTGGCCCGCGGCGCCGAAGACCAGGCCGCGCAGGCCGGCCTCACCGTCATCCTCGGCAACAGCGACGAGAACAGCGAGCGCGAATCGGCGTACCTCGACCTCTTCGAGGAGCAGCGCGTGCACGGCGTTCTCATCTCGCCGTTCGGCGACATCACCGCGCGCCTGGCCCGGCTCCGCGACCGCGGAATCCCCGCCGTACTCGTCGACCGCTCGAGCGGCGACAGCGCGTTCAGCTCCGTCTCGGTCGACGATATCGCCGGCGGCCGTCTCGCGGTCGAGCACCTCGTCGCGCAGGGCCGCACCCGTATCGCCTTCATCGGCGGCCCGATGGAGATCCGCCAGGTCACCGACCGCCTGGCGGGCGCTCGCCTGGCCATCGCCGACCACCCCTCCTCGTCGCTCGAGGTCGTCGAGGTCGACGCGCTCAGCGTGCTCGCCGGCCGTGCCGCGGGCGTCGCGATCGTGGAGCGCGCCCCCGCCGACCGCCCCGACGCGATCTTCGCCGCGAACGACCTCGTGGCCATGGGCGTGCTGCAGGCGCTCATGATGCAGGCCGAGGTGCGTGTGCCACAGGAGATCGCGCTGATCGGCTACGACGACATCGACTTCGCCAGCGCCGCCGTCGTGCCGCTGTCGTCGATCCGCCAGCCGAGCGCGCTCATCGGCCGCACGGCGGTCGAGATCCTGCTCGAGCAGGCCGACGACCCGGCGACCCCGCCGCGGCAGGTGGTCTTCGAGCCCGAGCTCGTGGTGCGCGAGAGCACGCGCTAG
- a CDS encoding substrate-binding domain-containing protein, translating into MSRVGIREVATLAEVSLGTVSHYINHPARVSPEKQQRIQRAIDQLGFVRNNAAWQLRLGRSATMAYIAPDVSNPFFATIAEGVEQRAAAEGFSVFIANSGRSREREDAYLELFEAQRVQGLLVASHDPIEERLLQLRQRGTPSVLVGQRAVSDQQPSVSIDDVTGGYLAVRHLLDCGRKRIAFVGGPLGIRQVADRLEGASKAIAENPEATLEVINVADRTIAEGRVVAAGIARRPEESRPDAVFAVNDLLALGLLQAFVVDHGVSVPHDIALVGYDDIEFGESSIIPLTSVRAPHEEFGIAAVELLLAELSGEPSDAPKHVVFPPHLVVRGSTVTSETAVSA; encoded by the coding sequence GTGAGCAGAGTCGGTATTCGCGAGGTCGCGACGCTCGCCGAGGTCTCCCTCGGAACCGTCTCGCACTACATCAACCACCCGGCGCGGGTCTCGCCCGAGAAGCAGCAGCGCATCCAGCGGGCGATCGACCAACTGGGCTTCGTGCGCAACAACGCCGCCTGGCAGCTGCGGCTGGGGCGCAGCGCGACGATGGCGTACATCGCGCCCGACGTGAGCAACCCCTTCTTCGCCACGATCGCCGAGGGCGTCGAACAGCGTGCGGCCGCCGAGGGGTTCTCGGTCTTCATCGCCAACTCCGGCCGCTCGCGCGAGCGCGAAGACGCGTACCTCGAGCTCTTCGAGGCGCAGCGCGTGCAGGGCCTTCTCGTCGCCTCGCACGACCCGATCGAGGAACGCCTGCTGCAGCTGCGCCAGCGGGGCACCCCGTCGGTGCTCGTGGGGCAGCGCGCCGTCTCCGACCAGCAACCCTCCGTCTCGATCGACGACGTCACCGGCGGTTACCTCGCCGTTCGCCACCTGCTCGACTGCGGCCGCAAGCGCATCGCCTTCGTCGGCGGTCCGCTCGGAATCCGGCAGGTCGCCGACCGTCTCGAGGGCGCCAGCAAGGCGATCGCCGAAAACCCCGAGGCGACGCTCGAGGTGATCAACGTCGCCGACCGCACCATCGCCGAGGGCCGCGTCGTGGCTGCCGGTATCGCCCGCCGCCCGGAGGAGTCCCGCCCCGACGCCGTCTTCGCTGTCAACGACCTGCTCGCGCTCGGCCTGCTGCAGGCGTTCGTCGTCGACCACGGCGTGAGCGTGCCCCACGACATCGCGCTCGTCGGGTACGACGATATCGAGTTCGGCGAGTCGTCGATCATCCCGCTCACGTCCGTCCGCGCCCCGCACGAGGAGTTCGGCATCGCTGCCGTCGAGCTGCTCCTCGCCGAGCTCTCCGGCGAGCCGAGCGACGCCCCGAAGCACGTGGTTTTCCCACCGCACCTCGTCGTGCGGGGCTCGACGGTGACGTCGGAGACAGCGGTCTCGGCATGA
- a CDS encoding carboxymuconolactone decarboxylase family protein, whose translation MTKRLDKGKHWFNEVYGEGKADGLIEMQTGLAQDLARFGVEFNFGDIYSRPGLTLAQRELLTLASLVTIGGLEAQLRGHTRGAIRVGCTPTEIIETVIHTVQYSGFPKALNAIRVVTDQLVELGIEIPPALGPDDD comes from the coding sequence ATGACGAAGCGACTCGACAAGGGCAAGCACTGGTTCAACGAGGTCTACGGCGAGGGCAAAGCCGACGGTCTCATCGAGATGCAGACCGGGTTGGCGCAGGACCTCGCCCGGTTCGGGGTGGAGTTCAATTTCGGGGACATCTACTCGCGGCCCGGACTCACGCTCGCCCAGCGCGAGCTGTTGACGCTGGCCTCGCTCGTCACCATCGGCGGGCTTGAAGCGCAGCTGCGTGGCCACACCCGCGGTGCGATCCGGGTGGGGTGCACCCCCACCGAGATCATCGAGACCGTCATCCATACGGTGCAGTATTCTGGTTTTCCCAAAGCGCTCAACGCGATCCGTGTCGTCACCGACCAGCTCGTCGAACTCGGCATCGAGATCCCGCCGGCGCTGGGGCCAGACGACGACTGA
- a CDS encoding SDR family NAD(P)-dependent oxidoreductase, with the protein MRLQGKRAIVTGAAGALGRVIAETLAAEGADVAGLDLNAAGLEETAELVRSHGVRAYSATADLTDFDAVQDAVAGVVAEWGGIDILLNGAGGGAVSFFHEMTAETWNTQIARNLDSVFNVTRAVLPSMLQQKSGRIINIASIAAVSGGRLVRGATAYAAAKAGVVGLTKALAIEVAESGITVNALAPGAQATPGRDNDTPERREALLDQIPTRLLGEPQHLAQTVVFLAAPEAVNITGLILPLDGGHSI; encoded by the coding sequence ATGAGATTACAGGGCAAGCGGGCCATCGTGACCGGAGCGGCGGGAGCCCTCGGACGGGTCATCGCCGAAACGCTGGCGGCAGAGGGTGCTGATGTCGCCGGACTCGATCTCAACGCCGCGGGACTCGAGGAGACCGCCGAGCTGGTGCGCTCGCACGGCGTACGCGCGTATTCCGCCACCGCCGACCTCACCGACTTCGACGCCGTGCAGGACGCGGTCGCCGGCGTCGTCGCGGAGTGGGGCGGTATCGACATCCTGCTCAATGGAGCCGGCGGCGGAGCCGTCAGCTTCTTCCACGAGATGACCGCTGAGACCTGGAACACCCAGATCGCCCGCAACCTCGACTCGGTCTTCAACGTCACCCGGGCCGTGCTGCCCTCGATGCTCCAACAGAAGTCGGGGCGCATCATCAACATCGCCTCGATCGCCGCCGTCAGCGGCGGCCGTCTCGTACGCGGCGCGACCGCCTACGCCGCGGCCAAAGCCGGGGTGGTCGGGCTCACCAAGGCGCTCGCGATCGAGGTCGCCGAGAGCGGCATCACCGTGAACGCGCTCGCCCCCGGGGCGCAGGCGACGCCCGGCCGGGACAACGACACCCCCGAGCGACGCGAGGCGCTGCTCGACCAGATCCCCACCCGGCTGCTCGGCGAGCCGCAGCACCTCGCGCAGACGGTCGTCTTCCTCGCGGCGCCCGAAGCCGTCAACATCACCGGACTCATCCTGCCGCTCGACGGCGGACACTCGATCTAG
- a CDS encoding extracellular solute-binding protein → MSTAFAGRRNRALFTVIAGIGAASLLLSACSSGDTPAAGGGEDTATALTLLTPAENSIVRDELAVLAGDQCATEDEALPLESETVAQADVNQKITLLASQDALPVMFVAGTAQVKPDGDLGKNDLALDYEATLKELGVWDNILPAAVSTVKAAYGGNMASLPFQYNLEGIWYNKAIFAENDVEVPETYDELLDAFATFKEAGVTPITEPGSQGWPITRLIGNYIFRSVGPDAMKDIQSGDAKLTDPEYVEAAQAIADLGTEGYFGEGITSRDTDTAYAQFLNGDAATMYMGSWLLANLNDEEQNVIGEDNVGFMPFPNVDGGAGDSGQWPANAGAATAVSTKAYGPKVGDWLSCIAENYGSSVLANQGVVSGFKVNEEVTDVKPLTAEIQTIVSEASETVLWFEALFDAKTTSDAQTNVSLLITGQMSAEDYMSQLQSDLEQAQ, encoded by the coding sequence GTGTCAACTGCATTTGCAGGTCGCCGTAACCGCGCCCTATTCACAGTCATTGCAGGCATCGGGGCAGCATCGTTGCTGCTCTCCGCCTGCTCGTCCGGCGACACCCCGGCCGCGGGCGGCGGGGAAGACACCGCCACCGCACTCACCCTTCTCACCCCGGCGGAGAACTCGATCGTGCGCGACGAGCTCGCCGTGCTCGCCGGCGACCAGTGCGCCACCGAGGACGAGGCCCTCCCGCTCGAGAGCGAGACGGTGGCCCAGGCCGACGTCAACCAGAAGATCACCCTGCTCGCCAGCCAGGACGCGCTGCCGGTCATGTTCGTCGCCGGCACCGCCCAGGTGAAGCCCGACGGCGACCTCGGCAAGAACGATCTCGCGCTCGACTACGAGGCGACCCTGAAGGAGCTCGGCGTCTGGGACAACATCCTGCCCGCCGCCGTCTCCACCGTTAAGGCGGCCTACGGCGGCAACATGGCTAGCCTCCCGTTCCAGTACAACCTCGAGGGCATCTGGTACAACAAGGCGATCTTCGCCGAGAACGACGTCGAGGTCCCCGAGACCTACGACGAGCTGCTCGACGCGTTCGCCACCTTCAAGGAGGCCGGCGTGACGCCGATCACCGAGCCGGGCAGCCAGGGCTGGCCGATCACGCGTCTCATCGGCAACTACATCTTCCGCAGCGTCGGCCCCGACGCGATGAAGGACATCCAGAGCGGTGACGCCAAGCTGACCGACCCCGAGTACGTGGAGGCCGCCCAGGCGATCGCCGACCTCGGCACCGAGGGCTACTTCGGCGAGGGCATCACGTCGCGCGACACCGACACCGCCTACGCCCAGTTCCTCAACGGCGACGCCGCCACGATGTACATGGGATCGTGGCTGCTGGCCAACCTCAACGACGAAGAGCAGAACGTGATCGGCGAAGACAACGTCGGCTTTATGCCCTTCCCGAACGTCGACGGCGGCGCCGGCGACTCCGGCCAGTGGCCCGCCAACGCCGGAGCGGCGACCGCTGTCTCGACCAAGGCCTACGGCCCCAAGGTCGGCGACTGGCTCTCCTGCATCGCCGAGAACTACGGCAGCAGCGTCCTCGCCAACCAGGGAGTCGTCTCCGGCTTCAAGGTGAACGAGGAAGTCACCGACGTGAAGCCGCTGACCGCCGAGATCCAGACGATCGTCTCCGAGGCGAGCGAGACCGTGCTCTGGTTCGAGGCCCTCTTCGACGCCAAGACCACGTCGGACGCCCAGACCAACGTGTCGCTGCTGATCACCGGCCAGATGAGCGCCGAGGACTACATGTCGCAGCTCCAGTCCGACTTGGAACAGGCGCAGTAA
- a CDS encoding ABC transporter permease subunit, with the protein MKDVLGDKKSILILLGPALLVFTLIKIVPVLWSFGLTFFDGNPLGGFEFVGIGNFQRFFSDPQALSALGFTLKYAIVISIGQIALGYGLALLYVFVLKNASNFVRTVVFFPTILPTVAVALLFKSLFAVGDQQGPVNAGFQIIGLESVDWFATGDGTFTVAIIMELWRSMGFFAVLLYAGLLDIPDETLESARLDGAHGWRLVRHIVIPLSLPVLLSSVVFSANNTLKVFDTVLALNNGGPGGETTPLTLYMYRTVFSYSDYGYGSTIAFILTILCFLVTLFIFRSARRDNTTA; encoded by the coding sequence GTGAAAGACGTCCTCGGTGACAAGAAATCGATCCTGATCCTGCTGGGTCCGGCCCTGCTGGTCTTCACCCTCATCAAGATCGTGCCCGTGCTCTGGTCGTTCGGCCTGACCTTCTTCGACGGCAACCCGCTCGGCGGCTTCGAGTTCGTGGGCATCGGCAACTTCCAACGCTTCTTCTCCGACCCGCAGGCGCTCTCCGCCCTCGGGTTCACCCTCAAGTACGCGATCGTCATCTCGATCGGCCAGATCGCGCTCGGCTACGGGCTCGCGCTGCTCTACGTCTTCGTCCTCAAGAACGCCTCGAACTTCGTGCGCACCGTGGTGTTCTTCCCCACGATCCTGCCGACGGTCGCGGTCGCCCTGCTCTTCAAGAGCCTGTTCGCCGTCGGCGACCAGCAGGGCCCGGTCAACGCGGGCTTCCAGATCATCGGCCTCGAGTCGGTCGACTGGTTCGCCACCGGAGACGGCACCTTCACCGTCGCCATCATCATGGAGCTCTGGCGCTCCATGGGCTTCTTCGCCGTGCTGCTCTACGCCGGCCTGCTCGATATCCCCGACGAGACGCTCGAGTCGGCCCGCCTCGACGGCGCGCACGGCTGGCGTCTGGTGCGCCACATCGTCATCCCGCTGTCGCTGCCGGTGCTGCTCTCCAGCGTCGTCTTCAGCGCCAACAACACCCTCAAGGTGTTCGACACGGTGCTCGCCCTCAACAACGGCGGGCCGGGCGGCGAGACCACGCCGCTCACGCTGTACATGTACCGCACCGTCTTCAGCTACTCGGACTACGGCTACGGCTCGACGATCGCCTTCATCCTGACGATCCTCTGCTTCCTCGTCACCCTCTTCATCTTCCGCTCGGCTCGACGCGACAACACGACTGCGTAG
- a CDS encoding carbohydrate ABC transporter permease, with protein sequence MTTQTAIPVTPIRSAAPSGPTVRAKRPGGVGRFFKRAPVRVFLVVLVLVELYPLFWLLMGSFKTQSEFTSNPTWSLPEQLNFENYVAAWTTGSIATNLWNSVAVTVPSLFFMLLLGVAAAYALEIMVWKGRNTILLAFVAGIMIPGQMILVPLFTVYFRSGLTSTLWPLIITYTVMGLPLTVFLMAAYFRAIPREIFEAATLDGSGMIRSFFSIGIPMMRNAIVTLALVQFFSIWNDLLIALTFTTKSSLATVQVGLLNFSDEYGSTQYGPLFAAISINVVGMLVLYLFLNKQIMAGLAAGAVKG encoded by the coding sequence ATGACAACCCAGACCGCGATCCCCGTCACTCCCATCAGGTCGGCCGCGCCATCCGGCCCCACCGTTCGCGCGAAGCGCCCCGGCGGCGTCGGCCGCTTCTTCAAGCGCGCTCCCGTGCGCGTGTTCCTCGTCGTGCTCGTGCTCGTCGAGCTGTACCCGCTGTTCTGGCTGCTGATGGGCTCGTTCAAGACGCAGAGCGAGTTCACCTCGAACCCGACCTGGTCGCTTCCGGAGCAGCTGAACTTCGAGAACTACGTCGCCGCCTGGACCACCGGCTCCATCGCCACCAACCTGTGGAACAGCGTCGCCGTCACCGTGCCGTCGCTGTTCTTTATGCTGCTGCTCGGCGTCGCCGCGGCCTACGCGCTCGAGATCATGGTCTGGAAGGGCCGCAACACGATCCTGCTCGCCTTCGTCGCCGGCATCATGATCCCCGGGCAGATGATCCTCGTCCCGCTGTTCACGGTCTACTTCCGCTCGGGCCTGACCAGCACGCTCTGGCCGCTCATCATCACCTACACCGTGATGGGCCTGCCGCTCACGGTGTTCCTGATGGCCGCGTACTTCCGGGCGATCCCGCGCGAGATCTTCGAGGCGGCCACGCTCGACGGCTCGGGCATGATCCGCTCGTTCTTCTCCATCGGAATCCCGATGATGCGCAACGCGATCGTCACCCTCGCCCTCGTGCAGTTCTTCAGCATCTGGAACGACCTGCTCATCGCCCTGACCTTCACGACCAAGAGCAGCCTCGCCACGGTGCAGGTCGGCCTGCTCAACTTCAGCGACGAGTACGGCTCCACCCAGTACGGCCCGCTGTTCGCGGCGATCAGCATCAACGTGGTCGGCATGCTCGTGCTCTACCTGTTCCTCAACAAGCAGATCATGGCCGGACTCGCGGCCGGAGCGGTCAAGGGCTGA
- a CDS encoding aldo/keto reductase, which yields MPFRPITLGASSLGDRGGAADVAALADALVASRFAQIDTSNNYAEGRSEQALGAALARAGGLPDGAILITKTDYDPVTKVYDGDRVKRSFEESLTRLGLERLPLLHLHNPTTMTLAEATGPGGAIEALVGLREQGLVDAIGVAAGTRALVEDYVRTDAFDAVLTHNRYTLVDRSAQTILELAAERGMTVFNGAPFGGGILADETGTATKYGYRPASFALHGFIAKLRQVCEQWSVPLPAAALHFSLRNPLIHSTAVGVSSLARLDALGELAATQIPEGFFEAVEKLGTPPLTAND from the coding sequence ATGCCGTTCCGACCCATCACGCTGGGTGCGTCCTCCCTCGGAGACAGGGGCGGGGCGGCGGATGTCGCGGCTCTCGCCGACGCCCTGGTGGCGTCGCGCTTCGCCCAGATCGATACCTCGAACAACTACGCCGAGGGTCGCAGCGAGCAGGCGCTCGGTGCCGCGCTGGCCCGCGCCGGCGGGCTACCGGATGGCGCCATCCTGATCACCAAGACGGACTACGACCCGGTAACGAAGGTCTACGACGGCGACCGGGTGAAGCGCTCGTTCGAGGAGTCGCTGACCCGGCTCGGGCTCGAGCGGCTGCCGCTGCTGCACCTGCACAACCCCACGACGATGACGTTGGCCGAGGCGACCGGGCCGGGCGGCGCGATCGAGGCGCTCGTCGGGCTGCGCGAACAGGGGCTCGTCGACGCGATCGGCGTGGCCGCCGGCACCCGCGCGCTGGTCGAGGACTACGTGCGCACCGACGCGTTCGACGCCGTGCTCACCCACAACCGCTACACGCTCGTCGACCGCAGCGCGCAGACCATTCTCGAGCTCGCGGCCGAGCGCGGCATGACCGTCTTCAACGGCGCTCCGTTCGGCGGCGGCATCCTCGCCGACGAGACCGGCACGGCCACGAAGTACGGGTACCGCCCGGCCTCGTTCGCCCTGCACGGCTTCATCGCCAAGCTGCGCCAGGTGTGCGAGCAGTGGTCGGTTCCGCTGCCCGCCGCCGCCCTGCACTTCTCGCTGCGCAACCCGCTCATCCACTCGACCGCCGTGGGTGTGAGCAGCCTCGCGCGCCTGGACGCGCTCGGGGAACTCGCCGCCACGCAGATTCCCGAGGGGTTCTTCGAGGCCGTCGAGAAGCTCGGCACTCCCCCGCTCACCGCGAATGACTGA
- a CDS encoding glycoside hydrolase family 2 TIM barrel-domain containing protein: MTDHHETFSPGTGRRRPRADFLSDAARLSLNGQWKFALSPTAAGTGPGFTDPDLDDSAWADIRVPAHWVLEGHGQPLYTNTAFPIPVDPPRVPTENPTGDYRLAFELPAGWRAAGTVLRFQGVDSSGTVWLNGAELGHSKGSRLPFEFDVGAHLVPGVNVLAVRVHRWSSGTYLEDQDMWWLPGIFRDVELLERPDGAIDDFFVHADYDHLTGLGTLRVDADVAGLVDLPELGIRGLPTGATVTVPVEPWSAELPRLYRGSLRAAPESVPELVEGPNAAGPVTSTGSATGTETIALAVGFRTVAITDGRLLVNGRPVFFRGVNRHEHDPDRGRSLDVETMRRDILMMKRANINAVRTSHYPPHPEFLRLCDELGLWVVEECDIETHGFIYTGWEGNPPAVAEWKPALLDRIERMVERDKNHASIVVWSMANESWVGDTFGDLETAIRDRDPSRPIMYERDPSYQNSDFYSLMYPSLEDLEAIGRRDEARPENVTDEQDARRRDLPFLLCEYAHAMGNGPGSLIDYQRILESSDRFCGAFVWEWIDHGFTSPDGTFMMHGGDIEFRPNGGRYCLDGLVFPDRTPSPGLFELKAAIAPVSIEVDAAAGVARIANKHDFRDLSHLAFDWVVEVDGLPVARGSLDVPPVAARSAVDVPLPAVAPAPAGETWVTVTASLAADTPWADAGHEVALGQAPIDLRKRVEPVETPTRTPQGFDKLNPPPPGFDTLNPLLALGPAAFDPRTGRLTRLGDLDLDGPVLDVWRAPTENDRGQGPRNTMAATWKAVGLDRLLHRTDSVDADGDRLTVVTRSAPAAHGIGLRTVFAWTLRDDALDLAVTVTPEGIWRDTPIGNHDVWLPRLGLRFGLPGGFESAEWFGRGPGESYSDSLAASRVGRFSSTIDALQTHYPVPEENGNHVGTRWLELSGAGLTALRVEGAPHFDFTARRWTSEDLERARHPKDLSDSGRVWLNLDHAQQGLGSAACGPSLPERYRVAPEATTFALRFVL, translated from the coding sequence ATGACTGACCACCACGAAACTTTCTCCCCCGGCACCGGCCGACGCCGGCCGCGGGCGGACTTCCTCTCCGACGCCGCGCGCCTGTCCCTGAACGGTCAGTGGAAATTCGCGCTGTCGCCCACGGCGGCGGGCACCGGCCCGGGTTTTACGGACCCGGATCTCGACGACTCGGCCTGGGCCGACATCCGGGTGCCCGCCCACTGGGTCCTCGAGGGCCACGGGCAGCCCCTGTACACGAACACCGCGTTCCCGATCCCGGTCGACCCGCCGCGCGTTCCCACCGAGAACCCGACCGGCGACTACCGGCTCGCGTTCGAGCTGCCCGCCGGGTGGCGCGCTGCCGGCACGGTGCTGCGCTTCCAGGGTGTCGACTCGAGCGGGACCGTCTGGCTCAACGGCGCCGAGCTCGGCCACTCGAAGGGCAGCCGCCTGCCGTTCGAGTTCGACGTCGGCGCGCACCTCGTGCCCGGGGTCAACGTGCTCGCCGTGCGCGTGCACCGCTGGTCGAGCGGCACCTACCTCGAAGACCAGGACATGTGGTGGCTACCCGGCATCTTCCGCGACGTCGAACTGCTCGAGAGACCGGATGGCGCGATCGACGACTTCTTCGTGCACGCCGACTACGACCACCTGACCGGTCTCGGCACGCTGCGGGTCGACGCGGATGTCGCGGGCCTGGTCGATCTGCCCGAGCTCGGCATCCGCGGCCTGCCGACCGGCGCGACCGTCACGGTGCCGGTCGAACCGTGGAGCGCGGAGCTGCCGCGGTTGTACCGGGGCTCGCTACGGGCGGCCCCTGAGTCGGTCCCCGAGCTTGTCGAAGGGCCGAACGCCGCGGGGCCGGTCACTTCGACAGGCTCAGCGACCGGCACTGAGACCATCGCCCTCGCGGTCGGCTTCCGCACCGTCGCGATCACCGACGGCCGCCTGCTCGTGAACGGCAGGCCCGTGTTCTTCCGCGGCGTCAACCGGCACGAACACGACCCCGACCGCGGGCGCTCGCTCGACGTCGAGACGATGCGCCGCGACATCCTGATGATGAAAAGGGCGAACATCAATGCCGTGCGCACGAGCCACTACCCGCCGCACCCCGAATTTCTGCGGCTGTGCGACGAACTCGGGCTCTGGGTCGTCGAGGAGTGCGACATCGAGACCCACGGGTTCATCTACACCGGCTGGGAGGGCAACCCGCCCGCCGTCGCCGAGTGGAAGCCCGCGCTGCTCGACCGGATCGAGCGCATGGTCGAGCGCGACAAGAACCACGCGAGCATCGTGGTCTGGTCGATGGCCAACGAGAGCTGGGTCGGCGACACGTTCGGCGACCTCGAGACCGCCATCCGCGACCGCGACCCGAGCCGTCCGATCATGTACGAGCGCGACCCCAGCTACCAGAACTCCGACTTCTACAGCCTGATGTACCCGTCGCTCGAGGACCTCGAGGCGATCGGCCGCCGCGACGAGGCCCGGCCCGAGAACGTGACCGACGAGCAGGACGCGCGCCGCCGCGACCTGCCCTTCTTGCTCTGCGAATACGCGCACGCGATGGGCAATGGTCCGGGATCGCTGATCGACTACCAACGCATCCTCGAGTCGAGCGACCGGTTCTGCGGCGCCTTCGTCTGGGAGTGGATCGACCACGGCTTCACCTCCCCCGACGGCACCTTCATGATGCACGGCGGCGACATCGAGTTCCGCCCGAACGGCGGGCGCTACTGCCTCGACGGCCTGGTCTTCCCCGACCGCACACCCTCGCCCGGGCTGTTCGAGCTGAAGGCGGCGATCGCTCCCGTTTCCATCGAGGTGGATGCCGCGGCCGGCGTCGCCCGCATTGCGAACAAGCACGACTTCCGCGACCTGTCGCACCTGGCGTTCGACTGGGTGGTGGAGGTCGACGGCCTGCCGGTTGCCCGCGGGTCCCTCGACGTGCCGCCGGTCGCGGCGCGCTCGGCGGTCGACGTGCCGCTGCCCGCGGTCGCCCCGGCGCCCGCGGGAGAAACCTGGGTCACCGTGACGGCGTCGCTCGCGGCCGACACCCCCTGGGCCGACGCGGGCCACGAGGTGGCGCTGGGCCAGGCGCCGATCGACCTTCGGAAGCGGGTTGAGCCCGTCGAAACCCCGACCCGCACCCCCCAGGGTTTCGACAAGCTCAACCCGCCACCTCCCGGTTTCGACACGCTGAACCCGCTTCTCGCCCTCGGCCCCGCGGCCTTCGACCCGCGCACCGGGCGCCTGACTCGTCTCGGCGATCTCGACCTCGACGGGCCGGTGCTCGATGTCTGGCGCGCGCCCACCGAGAACGACCGCGGGCAGGGCCCGCGCAACACGATGGCCGCGACCTGGAAGGCCGTCGGACTCGACCGCCTGCTGCACCGCACCGACAGCGTCGACGCCGACGGCGACCGGCTCACGGTCGTCACCCGCTCGGCACCCGCCGCGCACGGCATCGGCCTGCGCACCGTCTTCGCCTGGACTCTCCGGGACGACGCGCTCGACCTCGCGGTCACCGTGACGCCCGAGGGCATCTGGCGCGATACCCCGATCGGTAACCACGATGTCTGGTTACCGCGCCTGGGCCTGCGCTTCGGCCTGCCGGGCGGCTTCGAGTCGGCCGAGTGGTTCGGCCGCGGACCGGGCGAGAGTTACTCCGACAGCCTGGCGGCATCCCGGGTCGGACGGTTCTCGTCGACCATCGACGCGCTGCAGACCCACTACCCGGTGCCGGAGGAGAACGGCAACCACGTCGGGACGCGCTGGCTCGAGCTCTCGGGCGCCGGCCTGACCGCGTTACGGGTCGAGGGGGCCCCGCACTTCGACTTCACCGCCCGCCGCTGGACGAGCGAGGATCTCGAACGGGCGCGGCATCCGAAAGACCTCTCGGACTCGGGACGCGTCTGGCTCAATCTCGACCACGCCCAGCAGGGGCTCGGGTCTGCGGCGTGCGGGCCGTCGCTGCCCGAGCGCTACCGGGTCGCGCCCGAAGCGACGACGTTCGCCCTGCGGTTCGTGCTCTAG